ACCAAACTCGTGCACGTTCCTGGGTGGAAAATCTTCTTCTTATGTACAGtaactctctgctgctgtgagaaCTATAAATTCACAAATGGAAATGTAATAACATCAGAAAATGGATAGAAACTGAAATACAGCTGCTTATAGTGTTGGAAAGTGTAATAGCATTTAATTAGTAAAAACTAATTCCCATTAAGGCACATCCTCCTCCGTTATATGGAACGTGACCGTCTGATGTTGTTAAGCCTTTGAGCTCATGTTTCTTGGAAAGTCTTGTTCGCAGTGCACCATCCTCAAACATCCTCATAACCTCTAATGTTCTCACGCTTGCTCAGTTCCAAGAAGGGTAACTACACTAACAGCAGCATGTCCCTGAAGGGACCAAATCCAGCCCACCCTGCGTGAGGACTTCAGGCCTCCTACTGGGAGCCCTAATTCACTTATCTCATTTTGAATCATTGTGGCTTCTTTACCCAACCAAGCCAAAACTCAGATAAATGCTTCTCTAAACCAGTTGTCCGGCTAGGTTGTgtactttttgtgtgtttcatttgtgtttcatGGCCTGCTTAGGCTTCACCTGGAAGCCATGTGTCACGCTATTGGAAATTAGTTAAATTTAACTATTTGATAATAGAATAATACAATACTGACATCAATACATATTGTAGCTGACtccattttaatttgtttttgaatTTTTGAGAAGTAGACAGACAATTTTAGGACTATGCTACAGAACAGAAAGTGACAGAAGTAGTTTTACAattgtttgtatgtgtaaattatatgatttatttatgtctattgtatttaaactttaaacaagGTGAGGTAGTATTAAGCAGAACCCTGAAGGAACATTGATGTACCAATTCGAGGAAGAGGAGTTATTAAAGGTCAAATTTCTGGTATTGTTGTGAATTGAACTTACTTACTGTACGATAGTTTATTGATGGATAACTACAAAACCATACAGTAAAGgtatttgatatttgctgtggtagtagtcgaGGTAGTACTAAGCAGAACTGTGAAGGAATggtgatgtaccaatttgaaagaagtcattttattcaaatccaagttttagaatagaggccaattccctttttatattttccatcagtaaatatttttttaaacattcactCTAAATTCCATAATTTCTTACATTTGCTTCGTCTCCTTACGAAATTAATCCTAATATCGCCTCAGTTGCTCATTAGAATGAGTGAGTCCGCTCTTCTCGGTGATCGCAACTCGGTTACCGTAACTATCCcacgaatcgcgcacctcgaatatagcgacggctcatttgatcACGGAAACGCAAACAGTGGCTCCTTTGACCGCGGTATTATGCACGCTCTAAAAAATATCCTTCCTCAACTCACGTTGTCTAAACCCTGCAAAGACTAGATATTTTGTGCAGTGTGGGCCACGGCTCCACCCACGCCTCCGACGGTACGGATTACAGTTTCTAACTCTGCCGTGTGAGCAGTAAAGATGCGTTTATATTAAGAAGACTcgttgttttcttgtttcattcagtgaaatGTCCCTTACTCGCTGCGCCGGTACTGCGTTAAACGTGCGTAAAAAGCGGTGTTAGTGAGCGCAAAACCAGTCTGTTGTGCGCCTCCTCGTTCCCTCACACTGGCCGAAAGCTACTTTATAGATATGAATCCGTAAAGTCTAACAGAGAAGAGACAGCATGTCAGCGACGGTGGAAATAAGAGATTAACGAGAAACTCCAGGCGTTCGGTGTTGTGGGATAAAACGCGCTACCGTGGAGGTAAAGTGAGTGACTGTGCGCACTTCTGTGTAACTGTTATcacaatgttgtgtttgtgcaattAGAATGTGATCTGGCAAGTATGGCTgctcatttttaaattaatttaaaattattttatgcTGAACAACATTATGAAACTGCTACAGTTCACTGAGCAATTTGACCAAAATATTACATACTTATAAAGCTATGAGAAGGGTAGTTGACATGGTACGTTTTACTAGTTTGGGAATAAAATATTAGTTAGTAGTGATATAATTTTTGTAAAGCAAATTAATCCAGCTTTAATTGCTTTGGTGAGTTTGTCCACACAAACCCGATTAGCCCAAGAATTATCTGATTAGTTTTGATCTCTATCTGTACCCTGGCGGCCCTGTAGCATAATTTCCATTATCTGTTAGACTTTAATTATCTTCACTGAGTCAGACTCATTCGCGACCTGCACGTGCACGTGTAGTGAGGAGCTGCATTTCACAGTGAACATGCTGTTCTTCTTTGACAACCTGATGAATAAAAACGTCATGGGTTTGACAGCAGCTTTGTTAGCAGTTCTTGCCCTCATGGATAATGAACCTTAATTGAGTCTCTATTTTTGGCCTAATCTGCTAAAAGATTAAAGACAATATTAATGAATACGTATAAAAATTATATGAAGGAGTGAATGATGAAAGTCTGGAAAGAGGCAACGCTGACCGAGCTAAAAggctaataataaaaaagatatGGCAGCGGCCCTGTGGTAGTTGGTTGACTGAGATTTAGTgaattattgtattattatttttcaatgAGCACATAATTGCGTGGGCTGTTTGCAGCCTTAGAGGTAAGTAAGGTTGCACGTAACCAAGTAACTTCTGAAGACTGAGCAGCAAGTGGACAGTCTTTATATTGTTacacatgtatgtacagtaaatgacaaaTATGTAAAGGAGGCTCAACTTATGCCAGCTGttaacaggagcagcagaattCATgctatactttttttttaaaaggtacCCTTTTCTTCACAAACCTTTTTTCTATATATGGGGAATTGGTAGTTGTGGGTGTTACAGGATCCACTTTTGCTCATGGGATTCAGTTTCAAATGCAACATATGTTTAATTAGAAAAAAAGTGGCAGGCTTAAtctaaaaaaacataatgtaTGTCTTTAATGGTTACTGTTAAAAAGCTTGATATCCATTTTCCTCATTTGTTTGAAGACTGGGTCAATGTATGAATTTTCTGAGGTGAAATTTGTTCTCCGGTCATGCGGTCAAAGTCACTTATGACTAATTGCAGATAGGAAAGTTGCCTAGGGCACATGTTCTCATAGTTTTTCTCGTATTTCACAGGTAAAAGACACAGCAAGAGCAATGTTCATCAAAAACATTATATTATCTCAGCTTTAGTACAAGgctttaaataaacaatatCATTTCTAACCCTGTAAAGTGGGTTGTGTGTTTCATAGTAAAATGCTTGGTGGGTTTTGGTAAAGATAGTCAGGCTGAACAGCTCTACATTCAAACTCAAAACCTTACTAACTAACTCAGATGTTGACACAGTTGTTCAATTTAAGAAACTAAGCTACAACATCCCCCAAAAAGTAACAGACACATCACCACCACAAGCCATGGAAAATATATGCTGTGCCAAGACATTTTGTCTGATACCAAGGCAACGTAATTTTTTACGTTTAGAAGACGCAACTTTGAGGACAACTTGCTCGATTATTTCTGTTGCTGATGTGTTTTCGTTTTTGGATTAAGTCATAGTTACCAACGTCTACCTCTACCTGCTAATTTACCACCATCATAAATTCCTAGATCTGTGAAGGCTCAGCGACTGTCAAGCATACGGTATACTGTGGTATTATGTCTGTCCCAGATGTTACTTATGAACAAAAATAGTCTGTTGGCTTGATCTCTAATGTTGTGTCTGTAAACAAGCTCCAGGTCTGTCAACATGTTCAAGCCGTTTTATGAAAATATAATACGACTGGGCATGGTACGTTTAAGCTCTGTACTCTGGTCCTATGTTTGATAGGTTTAGTTTGATAATAGTTTAGTTAGGTTTGTCGTGGTAACACTTTGGTCCTCTTTAAGGCTCCCAGTCCTATGTGGGATGTTAATGAAATGGTGGTGCATTGGCGCTGAAGGAGCATGGTGAAACACCAACCCTTACAGGTCTACGAGAAGCAGGTCTTTGTGTCCTTTGTCACTGGGATCTATGGTTGCCGCTGGAAACGTTACCAGCGTTCCCAAGACAATAGCTCCAGGGTAAGGTGACACCTTTTCATGTATTATAGATATCATGTCATATCATAGCAtctatgtctgtctgtccctctgtccacCTACTGAGTTGCGATAGTAACTACTCCTGTAGtcatataattaatatatttagttcactgtgaaaaataatataataataataaatagtcGAGGGGACTGCTACCAGACATTAATCTCTCATTCTattttcttgattttttttcctaaaaTCTGAAGCGACCATTTGATCAGGCTCTGGTGACTGAATGAGCGCAGTGTTAAGAAGTGGGGCCAGACACCCAGCTGTGTTGTGGACCCACTGTGTGTTCCCAGCTACTTTAGCTATGTGTCTTATCACAAACAGCCATCGACTCAGCCATAAATTAGTCCATCTGCTGAATGTGAGGCCATCGCAGATGACGCTGGATGCAGACTGGGGGGTAAAACACCAGATCTCAGACGCTTGTGTGCCGCCACTGCCTCCATTTACAAAGCGCCATGTAGTCACACatgcaaagaggaggagaccTGAGCAGACAGATGAGCATTCATATGCTCCTCATACTGCAGGACAGTGCAGCATCGATTTTATTACTTTGGACAATCAGTGAGTTCATCCAGTCTGAATTTAAAGCTTCCATATGTTTCAGCTTAATTGCATTTTTAGAAGTAATCAATACTGAACCTAACTGCACTTACTGTATTGAGAGTAATGCACTAATGGCACACAACTATGTTACAGTAACCCAGCCAAAGGCAGGGTGTAGTAGTGATTGATgctttaatataataattaagaACAATACATCATATAATACACAGAGATGAATCAACCCCTGTGGTTTGGCTGGCTACTCCTTGTTCAGAGTTGGGCCCTAGGCCTCCCTGATGCACCTGAACCTCCCTTCTTCAGTAGAGCCATTTGCTCTTTACTTGCTCACACGTCTCATTATCCAGCGCCCTCTTATATAAGCCAGTGGAAGTCCAGGCACGGTGTGGGGTAAAGCTGATCAATGCTCAGCAGGATGTTTGGATTGGCCTATCATGGTCTACACCTCCCTTCACACAGCATTAGCTGCTAAACCTATTAACTACTGAAGGGAAGAGTCCTTGAGTGCTGCACAAGCTCTCCTCTGGGCCTTTACTAAACCTTGAATGTCAGGAAATGGCTGAATCCTGAGCACAGACTGGTTAGAAGATTGGTAATAATGTGGCTTGATGACTTGTTCATGGTTAAAAATGATCACAGCTTTCATTTAAACCTTCCTGTAACTTGACTTATTCTTTCATCACAAACACTTTGCCTGtcgtctgtgttttcctttgcagTGGGAGTGTACGTGGTTCCTCATCTTGTGTAGCtccttccttctgcttctcttctGGGCCTACTTTTGGTTGGTGGCGCAGAATGACTTTAATGAATTCAACTGGTGAGTGTGCTTCCCACTGTTGTGCACGTTTCATatagatataaataaataactaaaggcAGGCATTTTGCTTTTTATAGGTCAGTGTACAATCGCTCTGGAGAATGGCGAGATGAGACAGTTCCGCTCCTCGCGTCCACCACCGTAGGGTTCAGCTACATCACATTTCTACTGGTAACAGCCTTCTTTAACTCACATGCTTATTGAGGAGCGCGACTACCACCAACTAAACCTGACCTCTCTTCCAGATCTTAGCGCTCTTCCATATCTCCCTGGgccagcagctgaacctctACTGGGTTCACAAGGTTCGTGACTTACCACTTGCAACGCTGAAATCAATCTGCTCCACACGCACTTGTGTTGATTGCTGTTCACTGTTTCATCTGTGCAGATCGGCGTGTTGGCTGCGTTGCTCACCACCGTCTCTGGTGTGGTTTCTGTTGATGACATTTGGGGAGATGAGTGGGACATCATGCTTGTATCGCTGCAGGTTGGTTTGGTCCAGACAGGACAATCTATAAGATCTTATTTTTATGCTTATTTCTGGTAGgtgtatttttttcttcctgtctgtAAAGTGGGCATGAGCTAACCTATCCTATCTTTATGTCTGTTGCCAGGCCACAGCACCTTTCCTACACCTTGGAGTCTTGCTGTCAGTCACTGCTGTCAGCTGGTTGGTAGCTGGATATGTGGTCCACAAAGAGAGAACCAGTAAGTCTTAACTGTATTTCAAAGGAATAAAGCTCAATCTGTGCACTCCTTTTTCGTTTATAAAACTGTATCATACAGCCACAACAGTTTTCTCCTGCCTCTGTTTCAGATTTCCAGGTGATGGTGTTGTTGGTGTACGTCATCATCCTTATTGCCGTGTATTTGGCACCACTCATGTTTACCTGCCCCTGCATCATGGACCAGCATCGCCTCAAGCCTCGACCAGACATCATTGGTCAACGTGGAGCTCCGATGGTGAATCTAAAGAATGGAACTTTTCTAAAAAGTGCATTGATTAAAACTTCTTAAAaccatgttcttttttttcagctggctccAGAAAATACCCTGATTTCTTTCAACAGGGCTCTGCAGCACGGAGTCGACTCCCTGGAGGCCGATGTCACTATCAGGTTATTACTCACACTCACGTTCATAACACTTTATTCCAGgcttattcatattttataagTTCTCTGACGTTTTGCACATGAGTCCTACAGGTAAGATATGGCTGGTTTGGTTGACATGATTAAATGTGATGACACAGATTCAACAAAATGTGAGCTTGTGAGTGCGTGTGCAGGAGATATGAAAACGTGAGATCTGTGGGTCAGCACATCTGCCATGAATCCCGTCTGCAGTAATTACAGATGTTCCCACTTTGTCTCTCCCAGTGTGGACGGGGTTCCCTTCCTCATGAGAGACCGCACACTGAGGCGAACCACAGATGTTGGTAAAGTCTTTCCAGCCAGACAGTTTGAAGACGCATCTCTCTTCAACTGGACAGAGATTCGCTCTCTAAATGCAGGCCAGTGGTTTTTAGAGGTACTGAATATCCACTTGGGCTTCGAATTGATCATACACagctaataaatgtgttttgtccATAAGCAGAGCCACATGTTTCCTCCCTTTCAGTGCCttcttgttttcctttcagAATGACCCATACTGGACAGTGGAGACCCTCACAGTCAGGGACCGGAGCAGAATAGGCAACCAGACAGTTTGCAgtttgctggagctgctgcgttTGGCAGCCAGGGCCAACAGCTCGACGCTGCTGAACATCCGCAAACCTCCGCCAGAACACCCGCGCTACCGGAGCTGGTTCATGGACACACTGTGGGCCGTGCAGAAAGCAGGGATCTCACAGAAGCGGGTGAGGACTGTGGGTCCCTTCATGAGTATCCTCTGATTATTTGAGATGTGCTGGTGTACATGTAGTATCCTAACTAGCCGCTGGTCTCCCATGGCAACCTCTGCATACTCCAGCGCATCCCACTTACTGTGCAGTAACTCGTCTGTACTTTCCCCGTCGTATGCGCTGTTGCCAGGTGACGTGGACCCCTGACACAGATAGGGGGAGGGTGCGAGGGCTGCAGCAGGCCGCGAATGAGAAGCTGTCAGTGGACGAGATAAGGGCGAGGGGAATTACGAGCCTGACCCTCCACTACAGCAAGGCCAGCcacaaagacatacagtaagaccGGACGGCTGCTGATAGGCACCAAGTGTGTTGATTAGTTATGGAAGACGTGTATGTGTTAGGTTTGTAACatttgttgtggcttcagtgaCCAGGAAGCAGAGAAGCCTTTATTGTCAGTgctgtctttttttcccctagGGAGTATCTGGCCAACAACGTGAGTGTGACTGTCTACCCAGTGAATGAGCCCTGGCTCTTCTCCATTCTTTGGTGTAGTGGGGTGCCTTCTGTGTCCTCCAATGCCCCACAAGTCCTCCAAAAGGTGCCTTACCCCATCTGGCTCATGGTAAACAGCTCTGCCCTCTGTCTTTTTTATCTGGCATCtttcacgcacgcacgcacgcacgcacgcacgcacaagaacagaaggagggaggagggaggccgaTGACGGCCCAGCACAGCTCGAAGGCAAAGACACAGATACACGAGGGAGCTCAGTGTGGCAATCCTGTGGACGAGTCAGACACAAGGGCATGTGTCTGCACTGACTAACAGCTGTcttgcagtgtttgtttttttagcgTGGTTCCTATCTTGTGTTCGCCTCAGGATGCACACATGTTGATGGTGACCTCTGACTAGAAACAGCTCTCCTCTTTTCATGGTCTTGCAGAGCCAGAACGCCTACAACTTCATCTGGATCACTTCGGATCTGGTGTCCCTAGCTATAGTGACTGGGATCTTCTGTTTTCAAAAGTAAGTTAAGTTTAGTTTAAAGGTTggtattaatataataaatggTATCTCTGTGCTACATGACATTATGTGTTATACAGTGTCTCCGCATTTATTTTGCTGCTTCCACACTGACTGTtcattctgcttttcttttttatttctttctcctTCCCGTTTCCATGTTATACCCTCCTGCTGTCTTCCTGTGCCTTTTTCTTCTGCTCTGACATTCTTTCTTTGTCCTGTGCTTTGCCTGACGTGCATTCAACCTCCCTCCGCTGCCCCCTGGTATCTGTCAGCTATCATATGATCAGGTAACTGCtgtctttgtgcttttcctgttccacacccTGACGCTTATCTGCCCTTTTTGTCGTTGCAAGATAAATCATTTGTTCATCCAATAtccatttattaaaatgttccAATTAAAGGTGAACTGAATAATCTACCTCTTCCTGTCTTCTCCTAATAGActgtgtctgtactgtaacaGGTGGAGGATAAACGGGATGCATAACTGTAACCCAGAACAGATTATGCTGAGTGCTGTAGCACAGCGGTCAAGCCGGGATGTCAACATCATGAAGGAGAAGCTCATATTTTCAGGTGCAGCTCTGCCTACACTCACAGAGGTTTCCTGTGATTATGACTAGAGGGAGTTTTGAGGTCCT
This Betta splendens chromosome 14, fBetSpl5.4, whole genome shotgun sequence DNA region includes the following protein-coding sequences:
- the gdpd5a gene encoding glycerophosphodiester phosphodiesterase domain-containing protein 5 isoform X5; this translates as MVKHQPLQVYEKQVFVSFVTGIYGCRWKRYQRSQDNSSRWECTWFLILCSSFLLLLFWAYFWLVAQNDFNEFNWSVYNRSGEWRDETVPLLASTTVGFSYITFLLILALFHISLGQQLNLYWVHKIGVLAALLTTVSGVVSVDDIWGDEWDIMLVSLQATAPFLHLGVLLSVTAVSWLVAGYVVHKERTNFQVMVLLVYVIILIAVYLAPLMFTCPCIMDQHRLKPRPDIIGQRGAPMLAPENTLISFNRALQHGVDSLEADVTISVDGVPFLMRDRTLRRTTDVGKVFPARQFEDASLFNWTEIRSLNAGQWFLENDPYWTVETLTVRDRSRIGNQTVCSLLELLRLAARANSSTLLNIRKPPPEHPRYRSWFMDTLWAVQKAGISQKRVTWTPDTDRGRVRGLQQAANEKLSVDEIRARGITSLTLHYSKASHKDIQEYLANNVSVTVYPVNEPWLFSILWCSGVPSVSSNAPQVLQKVPYPIWLMSQNAYNFIWITSDLVSLAIVTGIFCFQKWRINGMHNCNPEQIMLSAVAQRSSRDVNIMKEKLIFSDLNNGVNSTEELSLYPENGYARYSHGGLSR
- the gdpd5a gene encoding glycerophosphodiester phosphodiesterase domain-containing protein 5 isoform X1; the protein is MVKHQPLQVYEKQVFVSFVTGIYGCRWKRYQRSQDNSSRWECTWFLILCSSFLLLLFWAYFWLVAQNDFNEFNWSVYNRSGEWRDETVPLLASTTVGFSYITFLLILALFHISLGQQLNLYWVHKIGVLAALLTTVSGVVSVDDIWGDEWDIMLVSLQATAPFLHLGVLLSVTAVSWLVAGYVVHKERTNFQVMVLLVYVIILIAVYLAPLMFTCPCIMDQHRLKPRPDIIGQRGAPMLAPENTLISFNRALQHGVDSLEADVTISVDGVPFLMRDRTLRRTTDVGKVFPARQFEDASLFNWTEIRSLNAGQWFLENDPYWTVETLTVRDRSRIGNQTVCSLLELLRLAARANSSTLLNIRKPPPEHPRYRSWFMDTLWAVQKAGISQKRVTWTPDTDRGRVRGLQQAANEKLSVDEIRARGITSLTLHYSKASHKDIQEYLANNVSVTVYPVNEPWLFSILWCSGVPSVSSNAPQVLQKVPYPIWLMSQNAYNFIWITSDLVSLAIVTGIFCFQNYHMIRLCLYCNRWRINGMHNCNPEQIMLSAVAQRSSRDVNIMKEKLIFSDLNNGVNSTEELSLYPENGYARYSHGGLSR
- the gdpd5a gene encoding glycerophosphodiester phosphodiesterase domain-containing protein 5 isoform X7, producing the protein MVKHQPLQVYEKQVFVSFVTGIYGCRWKRYQRSQDNSSRWECTWFLILCSSFLLLLFWAYFWLVAQNDFNEFNWSVYNRSGEWRDETVPLLASTTVGFSYITFLLILALFHISLGQQLNLYWVHKIGVLAALLTTVSGVVSVDDIWGDEWDIMLVSLQATAPFLHLGVLLSVTAVSWLVAGYVVHKERTNFQVMVLLVYVIILIAVYLAPLMFTCPCIMDQHRLKPRPDIIGQRGAPMLAPENTLISFNRALQHGVDSLEADVTISVDGVPFLMRDRTLRRTTDVGKVFPARQFEDASLFNWTEIRSLNAGQWFLENDPYWTVETLTVRDRSRIGNQTVCSLLELLRLAARANSSTLLNIRKPPPEHPRYRSWFMDTLWAVQKAGISQKRVTWTPDTDRGRVRGLQQAANEKLSVDEIRARGITSLTLHYSKASHKDIQEYLANNVSVTVYPVNEPWLFSILWCSGVPSVSSNAPQVLQKSQNAYNFIWITSDLVSLAIVTGIFCFQKWRINGMHNCNPEQIMLSAVAQRSSRDVNIMKEKLIFSDLNNGVNSTEELSLYPENGYARYSHGGLSR
- the gdpd5a gene encoding glycerophosphodiester phosphodiesterase domain-containing protein 5 isoform X2, with the translated sequence MVKHQPLQVYEKQVFVSFVTGIYGCRWKRYQRSQDNSSRWECTWFLILCSSFLLLLFWAYFWLVAQNDFNEFNWSVYNRSGEWRDETVPLLASTTVGFSYITFLLILALFHISLGQQLNLYWVHKIGVLAALLTTVSGVVSVDDIWGDEWDIMLVSLQATAPFLHLGVLLSVTAVSWLVAGYVVHKERTNFQVMVLLVYVIILIAVYLAPLMFTCPCIMDQHRLKPRPDIIGQRGAPMLAPENTLISFNRALQHGVDSLEADVTISVDGVPFLMRDRTLRRTTDVGKVFPARQFEDASLFNWTEIRSLNAGQWFLENDPYWTVETLTVRDRSRIGNQTVCSLLELLRLAARANSSTLLNIRKPPPEHPRYRSWFMDTLWAVQKAGISQKRVTWTPDTDRGRVRGLQQAANEKLSVDEIRARGITSLTLHYSKASHKDIQEYLANNVSVTVYPVNEPWLFSILWCSGVPSVSSNAPQVLQKVPYPIWLMSQNAYNFIWITSDLVSLAIVTGIFCFQKLCLYCNRWRINGMHNCNPEQIMLSAVAQRSSRDVNIMKEKLIFSDLNNGVNSTEELSLYPENGYARYSHGGLSR
- the gdpd5a gene encoding glycerophosphodiester phosphodiesterase domain-containing protein 5 isoform X3, whose amino-acid sequence is MVKHQPLQVYEKQVFVSFVTGIYGCRWKRYQRSQDNSSRWECTWFLILCSSFLLLLFWAYFWLVAQNDFNEFNWSVYNRSGEWRDETVPLLASTTVGFSYITFLLILALFHISLGQQLNLYWVHKIGVLAALLTTVSGVVSVDDIWGDEWDIMLVSLQATAPFLHLGVLLSVTAVSWLVAGYVVHKERTNFQVMVLLVYVIILIAVYLAPLMFTCPCIMDQHRLKPRPDIIGQRGAPMLAPENTLISFNRALQHGVDSLEADVTISVDGVPFLMRDRTLRRTTDVGKVFPARQFEDASLFNWTEIRSLNAGQWFLENDPYWTVETLTVRDRSRIGNQTVCSLLELLRLAARANSSTLLNIRKPPPEHPRYRSWFMDTLWAVQKAGISQKRVTWTPDTDRGRVRGLQQAANEKLSVDEIRARGITSLTLHYSKASHKDIQEYLANNVSVTVYPVNEPWLFSILWCSGVPSVSSNAPQVLQKVPYPIWLMSQNAYNFIWITSDLVSLAIVTGIFCFQNYHMIRWRINGMHNCNPEQIMLSAVAQRSSRDVNIMKEKLIFSDLNNGVNSTEELSLYPENGYARYSHGGLSR
- the gdpd5a gene encoding glycerophosphodiester phosphodiesterase domain-containing protein 5 isoform X6: MVKHQPLQVYEKQVFVSFVTGIYGCRWKRYQRSQDNSSRWECTWFLILCSSFLLLLFWAYFWLVAQNDFNEFNWSVYNRSGEWRDETVPLLASTTVGFSYITFLLILALFHISLGQQLNLYWVHKIGVLAALLTTVSGVVSVDDIWGDEWDIMLVSLQATAPFLHLGVLLSVTAVSWLVAGYVVHKERTNFQVMVLLVYVIILIAVYLAPLMFTCPCIMDQHRLKPRPDIIGQRGAPMLAPENTLISFNRALQHGVDSLEADVTISVDGVPFLMRDRTLRRTTDVGKVFPARQFEDASLFNWTEIRSLNAGQWFLENDPYWTVETLTVRDRSRIGNQTVCSLLELLRLAARANSSTLLNIRKPPPEHPRYRSWFMDTLWAVQKAGISQKRVTWTPDTDRGRVRGLQQAANEKLSVDEIRARGITSLTLHYSKASHKDIQEYLANNVSVTVYPVNEPWLFSILWCSGVPSVSSNAPQVLQKSQNAYNFIWITSDLVSLAIVTGIFCFQNYHMIRWRINGMHNCNPEQIMLSAVAQRSSRDVNIMKEKLIFSDLNNGVNSTEELSLYPENGYARYSHGGLSR
- the gdpd5a gene encoding glycerophosphodiester phosphodiesterase domain-containing protein 5 isoform X4 → MVKHQPLQVYEKQVFVSFVTGIYGCRWKRYQRSQDNSSRWECTWFLILCSSFLLLLFWAYFWLVAQNDFNEFNWSVYNRSGEWRDETVPLLASTTVGFSYITFLLILALFHISLGQQLNLYWVHKIGVLAALLTTVSGVVSVDDIWGDEWDIMLVSLQATAPFLHLGVLLSVTAVSWLVAGYVVHKERTNFQVMVLLVYVIILIAVYLAPLMFTCPCIMDQHRLKPRPDIIGQRGAPMLAPENTLISFNRALQHGVDSLEADVTISVDGVPFLMRDRTLRRTTDVGKVFPARQFEDASLFNWTEIRSLNAGQWFLENDPYWTVETLTVRDRSRIGNQTVCSLLELLRLAARANSSTLLNIRKPPPEHPRYRSWFMDTLWAVQKAGISQKRVTWTPDTDRGRVRGLQQAANEKLSVDEIRARGITSLTLHYSKASHKDIQEYLANNVSVTVYPVNEPWLFSILWCSGVPSVSSNAPQVLQKSQNAYNFIWITSDLVSLAIVTGIFCFQNYHMIRLCLYCNRWRINGMHNCNPEQIMLSAVAQRSSRDVNIMKEKLIFSDLNNGVNSTEELSLYPENGYARYSHGGLSR